The following coding sequences are from one Bradyrhizobium sp. WSM471 window:
- a CDS encoding RNA pyrophosphohydrolase: protein MARYEDLPYRTCVGVMLLNKDGLVFIGRRAGGIEHVDDTHVWQMPQGGVDPGEDNWEAAKRELYEETSVRSVERLGEVPDWLTYDIPRTVAGRAWKGRYRGQRQKWFAVRFTGKDSEINVEKPGGGHKAEFVSWRWEPMKNLTGLIIPFKRPVYERVVKEFSALAQD from the coding sequence ATGGCGCGTTACGAAGATCTGCCCTACCGGACCTGCGTCGGCGTGATGTTGCTCAACAAGGACGGACTGGTGTTCATCGGCCGGCGTGCCGGCGGTATCGAGCATGTCGACGACACCCATGTCTGGCAGATGCCGCAGGGCGGCGTCGATCCCGGCGAGGACAATTGGGAGGCCGCCAAGCGCGAGCTCTATGAGGAGACCAGCGTGCGCTCGGTCGAGCGGCTCGGCGAGGTTCCGGACTGGCTCACTTACGACATTCCGCGCACGGTCGCCGGGCGCGCCTGGAAGGGCCGCTACCGCGGCCAGCGCCAGAAATGGTTCGCGGTCCGCTTCACCGGCAAGGACAGCGAGATCAATGTCGAAAAGCCCGGCGGTGGCCACAAGGCCGAGTTCGTGAGCTGGCGCTGGGAGCCGATGAAGAATCTGACCGGGCTGATCATTCCGTTCAAGCGCCCGGTCTACGAGCGCGTGGTGAAGGAATTTTCCGCGCTGGCGCAGGATTAG
- a CDS encoding nicotinate-nucleotide adenylyltransferase, with translation MSNNFVAPRFFAQAIPTHISGMRIGLLGGSFNPPHQAHRAISQFALKRLQLDRVWWLVTPGNPLKENGALHELGERMQAARDVADDPRIEVSCLESVIRTRYTIDTINTLRRRLSGLRFVWIMGADNLAQFHRWQHWRRIADQVPIAVIDRPPQSFRALASPAAQALRRYRMPENEAALLADRAAPAWVFLTGMKLNLSSTGLRNPDGSWKGTK, from the coding sequence TTGAGCAACAATTTCGTCGCGCCACGTTTCTTCGCGCAGGCCATACCGACCCACATTTCGGGCATGCGCATCGGCCTGCTCGGCGGCTCGTTCAATCCGCCGCACCAGGCCCATCGCGCGATCAGCCAGTTCGCGCTGAAACGTCTCCAGCTCGATCGCGTATGGTGGCTGGTGACGCCAGGCAATCCGCTGAAGGAGAACGGCGCGCTGCACGAGCTCGGCGAGCGCATGCAGGCGGCGCGCGACGTGGCCGACGATCCCAGGATCGAGGTGAGCTGTCTCGAATCCGTCATTCGCACGCGCTATACCATCGATACGATCAACACCTTGCGCCGCCGTCTCTCGGGCTTGCGCTTTGTCTGGATCATGGGCGCCGACAACCTCGCTCAATTTCATCGTTGGCAGCACTGGCGGCGCATCGCCGATCAGGTGCCGATCGCGGTCATCGACCGTCCGCCACAGAGCTTTCGCGCCCTCGCCTCTCCCGCCGCCCAGGCGCTCAGGCGCTATCGGATGCCGGAGAATGAGGCCGCATTGCTTGCTGACCGGGCCGCGCCAGCCTGGGTGTTCCTGACCGGAATGAAGCTGAATCTCTCGTCGACCGGCTTACGGAACCCGGACGGAAGCTGGAAAGGTACGAAGTGA
- a CDS encoding glutamate-5-semialdehyde dehydrogenase, which yields MAAPLKAVDGNADLQALMTDLGTRARAAARVLALAPPEQKNRALEAMERAIRNNAAAILAANAEDVTEARASGNATSSFIDRLTLTPARVEGMAEGIGIVRGIADPVGIVTESWQRPNGMTIERVRVPLGVVGVIFESRPNVAADAGVLCLKSGNAVILRGGSDSFRSCRAIHDCLVQGLREAGLPEAAITLVPTRDRAAVGQMLSGLNGAVDVIVPRGGKSLVARVEQEARVPVFAHLEGVNHVYIDGSADLAMAKSIVLNAKMRRTGVCGAAETLLVDRAAAGRNLKPLIEMLIEAGCEVRGDDAVQKTDARVKPASADDWDTEYLDAIIAAKVVDGVDGAIAHIQNHGSHHTDAIVSADESAAKKFLSEVDSAIVLHNASTQFADGGEFGFGAEIGIATGRFHARGPVGAEQLTSFKYRVHGTGQTRP from the coding sequence ATGGCCGCCCCCCTCAAAGCCGTCGACGGCAATGCCGATCTTCAGGCGCTGATGACCGATCTCGGTACCCGTGCCCGCGCTGCCGCGCGCGTGCTGGCGCTGGCGCCGCCGGAGCAAAAGAACCGGGCGCTCGAGGCCATGGAGCGGGCGATCCGCAACAATGCAGCCGCGATCCTCGCCGCCAATGCCGAGGACGTCACCGAGGCCCGCGCCTCCGGCAACGCCACCTCGTCCTTCATCGACCGCCTGACGCTGACGCCGGCGCGGGTCGAGGGCATGGCCGAGGGCATCGGTATCGTGCGCGGCATTGCCGATCCAGTCGGCATCGTCACCGAGAGCTGGCAACGGCCGAACGGCATGACCATCGAGCGCGTGCGCGTGCCGCTCGGCGTCGTCGGCGTGATCTTCGAGAGCCGCCCGAACGTTGCGGCGGATGCCGGCGTGCTGTGCCTGAAGTCGGGCAATGCCGTGATCCTGCGCGGCGGCTCCGATAGTTTCCGCTCCTGCCGCGCGATCCATGACTGCCTGGTGCAGGGCCTGCGCGAAGCGGGCCTCCCCGAGGCCGCAATCACGCTGGTGCCGACGCGCGACCGCGCGGCGGTAGGCCAGATGCTGTCGGGATTGAACGGCGCCGTCGACGTGATCGTGCCGCGCGGGGGCAAGAGCCTCGTCGCGCGCGTCGAGCAGGAAGCGCGCGTGCCGGTGTTCGCGCATCTCGAGGGCGTCAACCACGTCTACATCGACGGCAGCGCCGACCTCGCCATGGCGAAGTCGATCGTGCTCAATGCCAAGATGCGCCGTACCGGCGTCTGCGGCGCCGCCGAGACGCTGCTGGTCGATCGCGCAGCTGCCGGTAGAAACCTGAAGCCGCTGATCGAGATGCTGATCGAGGCCGGCTGCGAAGTGCGCGGCGACGACGCCGTGCAAAAGACCGATGCGCGCGTCAAACCCGCGAGCGCGGACGATTGGGACACTGAATATCTCGATGCGATCATCGCGGCGAAGGTGGTGGACGGCGTCGACGGCGCGATTGCGCATATCCAGAACCACGGCTCGCACCATACCGATGCGATCGTGAGCGCCGATGAGAGCGCTGCGAAGAAATTCCTGAGCGAGGTCGATTCCGCGATCGTGCTGCACAACGCCTCGACGCAGTTCGCCGACGGCGGCGAGTTCGGCTTCGGCGCGGAGATCGGCATCGCCACCGGCAGATTCCATGCCCGCGGCCCGGTTGGCGCCGAGCAGCTGACGAGCTTCAAATATCGCGTTCACGGCACCGGGCAGACGCGGCCGTAG
- the rsfS gene encoding ribosome silencing factor, with protein sequence MKAQPDADKTLSLILSRLDDMKAEETVTIDLRGKSAYSDYMIVTTGRANRHVGAIAENVAKGLKENGIKNIHVEGLPNCDWVLIDSGDVIVHVFRPEVREFYSLERLYTQGPGAAKAI encoded by the coding sequence TTGAAGGCGCAACCCGACGCCGACAAGACGCTGAGCCTGATCCTCTCCCGCCTCGACGACATGAAGGCGGAAGAGACGGTTACCATCGACCTTCGCGGCAAATCGGCCTACTCCGACTACATGATCGTCACCACTGGCCGGGCCAACCGGCACGTCGGTGCGATCGCGGAGAACGTCGCCAAAGGCCTCAAGGAAAACGGCATCAAGAACATCCACGTCGAGGGCTTGCCCAATTGCGACTGGGTGCTGATCGATTCCGGCGATGTGATCGTGCACGTGTTCAGACCCGAGGTCCGCGAATTCTACAGTCTCGAGAGATTGTACACGCAGGGCCCAGGGGCGGCGAAGGCGATCTGA
- the rlmH gene encoding 23S rRNA (pseudouridine(1915)-N(3))-methyltransferase RlmH has product MRIAVIAVGRLKQGPERELADRYFERFDEAGRKLGFRELAIHELPESRARDTATRMAEEAAAISAHIPEKSVLVALDQRGQNLDSTVFARHLGRWRDEGAGHTIFMIGGADGLSPELRRKAKLVIAFGSATWPHQMVRVMLLEQLYRAATILAGHPYHRA; this is encoded by the coding sequence ATGCGCATAGCCGTCATTGCGGTGGGCCGGCTGAAGCAGGGCCCCGAACGGGAGCTTGCCGACCGCTATTTCGAGCGGTTCGACGAGGCCGGCCGGAAGCTCGGATTCCGCGAGCTCGCCATCCACGAATTGCCCGAAAGCCGCGCGCGCGATACGGCGACGCGGATGGCCGAGGAGGCCGCGGCGATCTCCGCCCATATTCCCGAAAAATCGGTGCTGGTGGCGCTGGACCAGCGCGGCCAGAATCTGGATTCGACCGTATTCGCACGGCATCTCGGGCGCTGGCGCGACGAGGGTGCCGGTCATACTATCTTCATGATCGGAGGGGCGGACGGACTTTCGCCCGAATTGCGCCGTAAGGCCAAGCTCGTGATCGCGTTCGGCTCTGCGACCTGGCCGCACCAAATGGTCCGCGTCATGCTTCTGGAACAGCTTTATCGGGCCGCCACCATTCTGGCCGGCCACCCCTATCACCGCGCGTGA
- a CDS encoding S41 family peptidase: MMRKTSVILLSAATGAALTLFVTQPRAIFMGSSARAATADTYRQLNLFGDVFERVRSDYVEKPDDTKLIESAISGMLTGLDPHSSYMDAKSFRDMQVQTRGEFGGLGIEVTMEDGLIKVVSPIDDTPASRAGVMANDIITNLDDEAVQGLTLNQAVEKMRGPVNTKIKLKIIRKGQDNPIDVTLVRDNIRVRSVRARIEADDIAYIRITTFNEQTTEGLKREVANLSNQIGDKLKGYVIDLRNNPGGLLEEAVTVSDSFLEKGEIVSTRGRNAEETQRRTAHSGDLTKGKPVIVLVNGGSASASEIVAGALQDHKRATIVGTRSFGKGSVQTIIPLGSGNGALRLTTARYYTPSGKSIQAKGIVPDIEVLQDVPDELKSRTDTKGEASLRGHLKNDGDEKTGSQSYVPPDAKDDKALKLADDLLHGIKNSASAAPTPGGDKATTDKPKAAN; the protein is encoded by the coding sequence ATGATGCGCAAGACTTCAGTTATCCTCCTCAGCGCGGCCACCGGTGCGGCGCTGACGCTGTTCGTGACGCAACCGCGCGCGATCTTCATGGGCTCCAGCGCGCGAGCCGCCACCGCGGACACCTATCGCCAACTCAATTTGTTCGGCGACGTCTTCGAGCGCGTGCGCTCGGACTATGTCGAGAAGCCCGACGACACCAAGCTGATCGAATCCGCGATCAGCGGCATGCTCACCGGTCTCGATCCGCATTCGAGCTACATGGACGCGAAGAGCTTCCGCGACATGCAGGTGCAGACCCGCGGTGAGTTCGGCGGCCTCGGTATCGAAGTCACGATGGAAGACGGCCTGATCAAGGTGGTCTCGCCGATCGACGACACCCCGGCCTCGCGCGCCGGCGTCATGGCCAACGACATCATCACCAATCTCGACGACGAGGCGGTGCAGGGCCTGACCCTGAACCAGGCGGTCGAGAAGATGCGCGGGCCGGTCAACACCAAGATCAAGCTCAAGATCATCCGCAAGGGCCAGGATAATCCGATCGACGTCACGCTGGTGCGCGACAACATCCGCGTCCGTTCGGTACGCGCCCGCATCGAGGCCGACGACATCGCCTATATCCGCATCACCACCTTCAACGAGCAGACCACCGAAGGTCTGAAGCGCGAGGTCGCCAACCTCTCGAATCAGATCGGCGACAAGCTGAAGGGCTACGTCATCGACCTCCGCAACAACCCGGGCGGGCTGCTCGAGGAAGCGGTCACCGTCTCCGACTCGTTCCTGGAGAAGGGCGAGATCGTCTCGACCCGCGGCCGCAATGCCGAGGAGACCCAGCGCCGTACCGCGCATTCGGGCGACCTCACCAAGGGCAAGCCGGTCATCGTGCTCGTCAACGGCGGCTCGGCTTCGGCATCGGAGATCGTCGCCGGTGCGCTGCAGGACCACAAGCGCGCGACCATCGTCGGCACACGCTCGTTCGGCAAGGGCTCGGTGCAGACCATCATTCCGCTCGGCTCCGGCAACGGCGCGCTGCGTCTGACCACGGCGCGCTATTACACGCCGTCGGGCAAGTCTATCCAGGCCAAGGGCATCGTGCCCGACATCGAGGTGCTGCAGGACGTGCCGGACGAGCTGAAGTCGCGCACCGACACCAAGGGCGAAGCTTCGCTGCGCGGCCATCTCAAGAACGACGGCGACGAGAAGACCGGCTCGCAGTCCTACGTTCCGCCGGATGCCAAGGACGACAAGGCGCTCAAGCTCGCCGACGATTTGCTCCACGGCATCAAGAACAGCGCCTCGGCGGCGCCCACCCCGGGCGGCGACAAGGCCACGACCGACAAGCCCAAAGCGGCAAACTAA
- a CDS encoding Bug family tripartite tricarboxylate transporter substrate binding protein: MDRRNFIAGCLGLPLLAQVGGSQAQTGLTKMIFPFAAGAGGDTLCRLIAQEMAPALQRTIVVENRTGGDGLIGIKAVKGASPDGSMVLVTTGPTMYLLPMVETTPNFDTAKDFVPVSLLARFEFAVVISPTIDAADFKGFVAWLKAHPDKASFGVPSNGTIPHFMGSKLEKDLGIPMTRVPYRGSAPIINDIIGGHVSFGIVTLADALPQHRAKGVKIIAVASAERSPFALEVPTLKESGIDLVADAWYGMWLPAGSSPELASKLGAAASAALAKPEVKEKLTAIGLIPVGSSAEGLTKELAANTAFWQPVVKATGYKIEN; encoded by the coding sequence ATGGATCGCCGCAACTTCATCGCCGGATGCCTCGGGTTGCCGCTGTTGGCGCAGGTGGGCGGGTCGCAAGCTCAGACCGGGCTGACGAAAATGATCTTTCCGTTCGCGGCGGGAGCGGGCGGCGACACCCTGTGCCGGCTGATCGCGCAGGAGATGGCACCGGCGCTGCAGCGGACCATCGTGGTCGAAAACCGCACCGGCGGCGACGGCCTGATCGGCATCAAGGCGGTGAAAGGGGCCAGCCCCGACGGCAGCATGGTGCTGGTGACGACCGGGCCCACGATGTACCTGCTGCCGATGGTGGAGACGACCCCGAACTTCGATACCGCAAAGGATTTCGTCCCGGTATCGCTGCTGGCGCGGTTCGAGTTCGCCGTCGTGATCAGCCCGACGATCGATGCCGCGGATTTCAAGGGATTCGTCGCCTGGTTGAAGGCGCATCCGGACAAGGCGTCGTTCGGCGTGCCGAGCAACGGCACCATCCCGCATTTCATGGGCTCCAAGCTCGAGAAGGACCTCGGCATTCCCATGACGCGCGTGCCCTATCGCGGCAGTGCGCCCATCATCAACGACATCATCGGCGGCCATGTCTCGTTCGGCATCGTCACATTGGCGGACGCGCTGCCGCAGCATCGCGCCAAGGGCGTGAAGATCATTGCGGTCGCGAGCGCCGAACGTTCACCCTTTGCCTTGGAGGTACCGACCTTGAAGGAGAGCGGCATCGATCTCGTCGCGGACGCCTGGTACGGCATGTGGCTTCCCGCCGGCAGCTCGCCGGAATTAGCGAGCAAGCTCGGCGCGGCCGCAAGCGCCGCGCTCGCCAAGCCCGAGGTGAAGGAAAAACTCACCGCGATCGGGCTGATCCCGGTCGGCAGCAGCGCGGAAGGTCTGACCAAGGAGCTCGCCGCGAACACCGCCTTTTGGCAGCCGGTCGTCAAGGCGACGGGATACAAGATCGAGAATTGA
- a CDS encoding divergent polysaccharide deacetylase family protein, whose product MTETADDLSAPLGRDKPRRKRRLRLPFTVMQLLAVLLGLFLVTFAGFAIFNKDPLGGEPMTRLAIREPSAADKAGVDKPAASGHGQDSKQESKQETREAPKQAGEQKTVTMIDGSTGTRHDVVIGGDAAGKSEAASASAPPPVMAGIDSKLLEKSRYGMIPAMSGDLKPFNVYAADADRAKAAKMPVVAILIGGLGVGAAKTTDAIMRLPPAVTLAFTPYGSDPGKLAERARAQRHEIFLQIPMEPYDFPDNDPGPQTLLTSLSADQNMDRLYWHLSRMQGYAGLTNFMGARFIATEPAMQPIIREAAKRGLGFFDDGSSPRSIAPQAAGSLAMPFGKGDIAIDAVPTPAEIDRALTKLEAAARERGVAVGTASALPVSIERIGAWTKTLGDRGILLVPLTTAMLKSKSS is encoded by the coding sequence ATGACTGAAACGGCCGATGATCTGAGCGCCCCGCTCGGACGGGACAAGCCGCGCCGGAAGCGCCGGCTGCGGCTGCCGTTCACCGTCATGCAGCTGCTCGCGGTCCTGCTTGGCCTGTTCCTGGTCACATTTGCCGGCTTCGCCATCTTCAACAAGGATCCGCTCGGCGGCGAGCCGATGACGCGGCTCGCGATCCGCGAGCCCAGTGCCGCAGACAAGGCCGGCGTCGACAAGCCGGCCGCTTCCGGCCACGGCCAGGACAGCAAACAGGAAAGCAAGCAAGAGACCAGGGAGGCGCCGAAGCAGGCGGGCGAGCAGAAGACCGTCACCATGATCGACGGGTCCACCGGCACCCGCCACGACGTGGTGATCGGCGGCGATGCCGCCGGCAAGAGCGAGGCGGCGTCGGCTTCCGCACCGCCGCCCGTGATGGCCGGGATCGACTCAAAACTCCTCGAGAAATCGCGCTATGGCATGATCCCCGCGATGTCCGGGGATCTGAAGCCGTTCAACGTCTATGCGGCGGATGCCGACCGCGCCAAGGCCGCCAAGATGCCGGTGGTCGCGATCCTGATCGGCGGCCTCGGCGTCGGCGCCGCCAAGACCACCGATGCCATCATGCGGCTACCGCCGGCGGTGACGCTGGCCTTCACGCCCTATGGGTCCGATCCAGGAAAACTCGCCGAGCGCGCCCGCGCCCAGCGCCACGAGATCTTCCTCCAGATCCCGATGGAGCCCTATGACTTCCCCGACAACGATCCGGGACCGCAGACGCTGCTGACCTCGCTGAGTGCCGACCAGAACATGGACCGCCTGTACTGGCATCTGAGCCGGATGCAGGGCTATGCCGGCCTCACCAATTTCATGGGCGCCCGCTTCATCGCAACGGAGCCGGCGATGCAGCCGATCATCCGCGAGGCGGCCAAGCGCGGCCTCGGCTTCTTCGACGACGGCTCATCGCCCCGCAGCATCGCACCCCAGGCCGCCGGCAGCCTGGCGATGCCGTTCGGCAAGGGCGATATCGCGATCGACGCGGTGCCGACCCCGGCCGAGATCGACCGCGCCCTGACCAAGCTCGAAGCGGCGGCGCGCGAACGCGGCGTGGCCGTGGGCACCGCCTCCGCCCTCCCGGTCTCGATCGAGCGCATCGGCGCCTGGACCAAGACATTGGGCGACCGAGGTATCCTTTTGGTGCCATTGACAACCGCGATGCTGAAATCAAAATCCAGCTAA
- the proB gene encoding glutamate 5-kinase, protein MASPELSQFRRIVVKVGSALLVDSDKGEVRASWLAALADDMAKLHREGRDVLVVSSGSIALGRSRLKLPRGPLKLEESQAAAAVGQIALARIWSEVLGAHGIGAGQILVTLQDTEERRRYLNARSTIGKLLEWRAIPVINENDTVATNEIRYGDNDRLAARVATMASADLLVLLSDIDGLYDAPPKNNPNAKLIPIVDSISSEIEAVAGDAESELSRGGMRTKVEAAKIATTGGTHMLIASGKIEHPLQAIADGGRCTWFLTPANPITSRKRWIAGSLEPKGTLTIDAGAVAALRAGASLLPAGVIKVEGQFARGDAVIVRGPDTSEVGRGLIAYDADDAERIKGRSSPDVMAILGISGRAEMIHRDDLVVGG, encoded by the coding sequence ATGGCCAGCCCCGAACTCAGTCAATTCCGCCGCATCGTCGTCAAGGTCGGCTCCGCGCTGCTGGTCGATTCCGACAAAGGCGAGGTGCGGGCGTCCTGGCTTGCCGCGCTCGCCGACGACATGGCCAAGCTGCATCGGGAGGGGCGTGACGTTCTCGTCGTCTCCTCCGGCTCGATCGCGCTAGGCCGCAGCCGCCTGAAATTGCCGCGCGGCCCGCTGAAGCTGGAGGAGAGCCAGGCGGCGGCCGCCGTCGGTCAGATCGCGCTGGCGCGGATATGGTCGGAGGTGCTTGGCGCCCACGGCATCGGCGCCGGTCAGATCCTGGTAACGCTGCAGGACACCGAGGAGCGCCGCCGCTATCTCAACGCGCGCTCCACCATCGGCAAGCTGCTGGAGTGGCGCGCGATCCCCGTGATCAACGAGAACGACACGGTCGCCACCAACGAGATCCGGTACGGCGACAATGACCGGCTCGCCGCGCGCGTCGCCACCATGGCGAGCGCCGATCTGCTGGTGCTGCTGTCGGACATCGACGGGCTCTACGACGCCCCGCCGAAGAACAACCCGAACGCCAAGCTCATTCCGATCGTCGACAGCATCTCCTCGGAGATCGAGGCTGTCGCAGGCGACGCCGAGTCCGAGTTGTCGCGCGGCGGCATGCGCACCAAGGTCGAAGCCGCAAAAATCGCGACCACCGGCGGCACGCATATGCTGATCGCCTCGGGCAAGATCGAGCATCCGTTGCAGGCGATCGCCGATGGCGGCCGCTGCACCTGGTTCCTGACGCCCGCCAATCCCATTACGTCGCGAAAACGCTGGATCGCGGGCTCGCTGGAGCCGAAGGGCACGCTGACAATCGACGCCGGCGCGGTCGCGGCGCTGCGTGCCGGCGCCAGCCTGCTGCCGGCCGGCGTGATCAAGGTCGAGGGCCAGTTCGCCCGCGGCGATGCCGTGATCGTGCGCGGCCCCGACACCAGCGAGGTCGGCCGCGGCCTGATCGCCTACGACGCCGACGACGCCGAGCGGATCAAGGGCCGCTCCTCCCCCGATGTGATGGCCATCCTCGGCATCAGCGGCCGCGCCGAGATGATCCACCGCGATGATCTGGTGGTGGGCGGGTAG
- a CDS encoding murein hydrolase activator EnvC has protein sequence MRAPVLNLLLIAGVAGASILGASILGASLAQAQTPAPQTAAVAPDAIKQREQELEAARASKKSAEEAQAKLKAEITSLGQDRTQLNQQLIDTAANVRTVEIKIDEAEARLRSLNGREQAMRSSLDLRRADIVEVLAALQRAGRRTPPALLVRPEDALQSLRTAMLLGAVVPELRGRAEKIAGELGELVALRKTMATERDQLASDRDKVRNDQTRLAALVDERQRQQASREKDLDAENARAVALSRQVGDLQGLIAKMEQDLQSAAKAAEKAAEAARQAEAKAAANATASAKTGPGAFKDRSRTTPAMAFAAAKGLLPLPVNGNKIREFGGSDGLGGVQKGISLATRPGSQVTTPCDGWVVYAGPFRSYGQLLILNAGGGYHVLIAGMERISVNIGQFVLTGEPVATMGSTSQVASILATNASQPVLYVEFRKDGTPIDPGPWWAANEGEKVRG, from the coding sequence ATGCGAGCGCCTGTCCTCAACCTGCTGCTGATCGCCGGCGTTGCCGGCGCAAGTATCTTGGGCGCAAGTATCTTGGGCGCAAGCCTCGCGCAAGCTCAGACGCCTGCACCGCAGACTGCGGCCGTTGCGCCCGATGCGATCAAGCAGCGCGAGCAGGAGCTCGAAGCCGCGCGCGCCAGCAAGAAGAGCGCGGAGGAAGCGCAGGCCAAGCTCAAGGCCGAGATCACCTCGCTCGGCCAGGACCGCACCCAGCTCAATCAGCAGTTGATCGACACCGCCGCCAATGTGCGCACCGTCGAGATCAAGATCGACGAGGCCGAAGCGCGGTTGCGATCGCTGAACGGCCGAGAGCAGGCGATGCGCAGCTCGCTCGACTTACGCCGCGCCGACATCGTCGAGGTGCTGGCGGCCTTGCAGCGCGCCGGAAGGCGGACGCCGCCGGCACTTCTGGTACGGCCCGAGGATGCGCTGCAATCGCTGCGCACGGCGATGCTGCTCGGTGCCGTGGTGCCGGAATTGCGCGGCCGCGCCGAGAAGATCGCGGGCGAGCTCGGCGAGCTCGTGGCCTTGCGCAAGACCATGGCGACCGAGCGCGACCAGCTCGCCTCCGACCGCGACAAGGTGCGCAACGACCAGACCCGGCTCGCGGCTCTGGTCGACGAGCGGCAGCGCCAGCAGGCGTCGCGTGAAAAGGATCTCGACGCCGAGAATGCGCGCGCCGTCGCGCTCTCACGACAGGTCGGCGATCTCCAGGGGCTGATCGCCAAGATGGAGCAGGATCTGCAAAGCGCCGCCAAGGCGGCCGAGAAGGCGGCTGAGGCCGCCAGGCAGGCCGAGGCCAAAGCGGCTGCAAACGCGACCGCCAGCGCCAAGACCGGCCCCGGCGCTTTCAAGGATCGTTCCCGAACCACCCCTGCGATGGCCTTCGCCGCGGCCAAGGGCCTGCTGCCTCTTCCGGTTAACGGTAACAAGATCAGGGAATTCGGCGGTTCCGACGGGCTCGGCGGGGTCCAGAAGGGCATTTCGCTGGCGACCAGGCCCGGCTCCCAGGTCACGACGCCGTGTGATGGATGGGTTGTCTATGCCGGCCCCTTCCGCAGCTATGGACAACTCTTGATCCTCAATGCCGGGGGCGGGTATCATGTGCTGATCGCCGGGATGGAGCGCATTTCGGTCAACATCGGTCAGTTTGTGCTCACGGGGGAGCCTGTCGCGACCATGGGGTCGACTTCTCAAGTCGCCTCCATTCTCGCCACGAACGCGAGTCAACCTGTGCTCTATGTCGAGTTCCGCAAAGACGGCACTCCAATCGATCCAGGCCCATGGTGGGCCGCAAATGAAGGCGAGAAGGTTCGCGGATGA